GCCTCGCCGACATGGCCACCCGGCTGGAGGCGGCGCGCCAGCTCGTGTGGCATGCCGCCAGCCTCAAGGACGCGGGTCGGCCCTGCCTGAAGGAGGCCTCCATGGCCAAGCTGTTCGCCTCCGAGATGGCCGAGCAGGTGTGCTCCGATGCGATCCAGATTCATGGCGGCTATGGTTACGTGAGCGACTTCCCGGTCGAGCGCATCTATCGCGACGTGCGGGTGTGCCAGATCTACGAAGGCGCCTCCGACATCCAGCGCCTGGTCATCGGCCGCGCGCTGGCCGCCTGAGGAGGGACGATGGTGCACACCCTGCACCCGGACGCATCGGTGGATCGGCTCAACGCGCGCCTGCCCGGCACGCTGCCGGGCTGGTACGGCATGGGCATCAGCGAATTGGCGCCGGGGCGGCTGGTGCTCGGCATGAGCATCCGCCCCGAGATGCTCGCGCCCAACGGCTTCCTGCATGCTGCCTCGGTCATCGCCCTGGCCGACACCGGCGCCGGCATGGCCACCTTCGCCCATCTGCCGGACGGGGCCAGCGGCTTCACCACCATCGAGCTGAAGAGCAACTTCCTCGCCACCCAGACCGAGGGCGCGCTGCGCTGCGAGGTGAGCGCGGTGCACACCGGGCGTACCACCCAGATCTGGGACGCCGAGGTGATCGGCGAGGGCGGCCGCCGGCTGGCCCTGTTCCGATGCACCCAGATGATCCTGTGGCCCAAGGGGGCCTGACGCCAGCGTGCCAACGACGGGAGACCCCATGCGCGAACCGATCGACTTCTACTTCGACTTCACCTCGCCCTACGGCTACTTCATGAGCGAGAAGATCGACGCCCTGGCCGCCCGCTTCGGGCGCCAGGTGCGCTGGCATCCGGTGCTGCTCGGGATGGTGTTCAAGACCACGCGCACCGAACCGCCGGTGAGCGTGCCGCTCAAGGGCGACTACGTGAAGCGCGACTTCGCCCGCATGGCGCGCTGGCTGGAAGTTCCTTTCGAGCTGCCGGCCACTTTTCCGATCGCCACCCAGGCGGCGGCGCGCACCTACTACTGGCTGCACGATCAGGACTGTGCCCTGGCGCGGCGCTTCGCCCATGCCGCGTTCCAAGCCCTGTTCCGCGACGGGCGCGATATCTCCGCGCCGGCGACGGTGGTCGACATCGCCGCCGGCCTTGGCGTCGATGCGCAGGCACTGAGCGCGGCGCTGCAGACCGACGCGGTCAAGGCCCGCCTCAAGGCCGAGAACGAGGCGGCCATGGCGCGCGGCGTGTTCGGCGCGCCCTACGTGATCGTCGACGGCGAGCCCTTCTGGGGGGTGGACCGTCTGGCGCAGATCGAGCGCTGGCTCGAGACCGGCGGGTTCTGAGCCATGGCGACGCTCCCGTTCAAGCGCATCTGCGTGTTCTGCGGCTCGCGTCACGGCGCCCGTCCGGACTACGCCGCGGCCGCCGAGGCCCTGGGCCGCACCCTCGCCGCCGACGGGATCGAGCTCGTCTATGGCGGCGGCAACGTCGGTCTCATGGGCGTGGTGGCCGACGCCTGCCTGGCCGCCGGCGGCAGCGTGACCGGCGTGATCCCGCAGGCCCTCAAGGACTGGGAGGTGGCCCACGAGGGGCTCACCCGTCTGGAGGTGGTCGACTCCATGCACACCCGCAAGGCGCGCATGGCCGAGCTGGCCGACGGCTTCATTGCCCTGCCCGGCGGGCTGGGCACCTTCGAGGAGCTGTTCGAGATCCTCACCTGGGCGCAGCTCGGCTTCCACCGCAAACCGGTGGCCCTGCTCGACGTGGCCGGTTACTACGCCCCCATGCGGCAGATGATGGCGGCCGGGGTGAGCGAGGGCTTCATGAAGCCGCAGAACGCCGAGCGCCTCCTCATCGAGGCGTCGATTCCGGCCCTGCTGCGGGCCATGGCGGCCTATGTGGCGCCGCACACCGATGCGCGCATCGACAACACCGATCAACTCTGAGCCGAGAGCCTCCATGAGCACCCTCCAGTCCAAGATCAATGTCCGCTCGGAAGAATTCCGCGCCAACGCCGCGGCCATGGACGCCGTGGTCGCCGACCTGCGCGCCAAGGCCGCCCAGGTGGCCCTCGGCGGCGGCGAGGCCGCGCGCGACAAGCACCTGGCCCGTGGCAAGCTGCTGCCGCGCGACCGCATCGGCCATCTCATCGATCCGGGCACGCCCTTCCTCGAGATCGGCCAGCTGGCCGCCTTCGGCATGTACGACGGCGATGCGCCGGCAGCCGGGGTCATCGCCGGCATCGGCCGGGTGGAGGGCACCGAATGCATGATCGTGGCCAACGACGCCACGGTGAAGGGCGGCACCTACTACCCGATGACGGTCAAGAAGCACCTGCGCGCCCAGGAGATCGCCGAGCAGAACCATCTGCCGTGCCTCTATCTGGTCGATTCGGGCGGCGCCTTCCTGCCCAAGCAGGACGAGGTCTTCCCCGACCGCGATCATTTCGGTCGCATCTTCTTCAACCAGGCCAACATGTCCGCCAAGGGCATCCCCCAGATCGCGGTGGTGATGGGCTCGTGCACCGCCGGTGGCGCCTATGTGCCGGCCATGAGTGACGAGACCGTCATCGTCAAGAACCAGGGCACCATCTTCCTGGGCGGACCGCCGCTGGTGAAGGCGGCCACCGGCGAAGTGGTGAGCGCCGAGGACCTGGGCGGCGGCGATGTGCACACCCGCCTGTCGGGGGTGGCCGATCACCTGGCCGAGAACGATGCCCACGCGCTCAACATCGCCCGGCGCATCGTCGCCAACCTCAACCGGGTCAAGCCGGTGGACCTGGCCGTCGGTAGCGTGGAAGAACCCATCTACGACCCGGCCGAGATCTACGGCATCATCCCCACCGACACCCGCAAACCCTACGACGTGCGCGAGATCATCGCCCGGGTGGTGGACGGCTCGCGCTTCGACGAATTCAAGGCCCGCTACGGCACCACCCTGGTCACCGGCTTCGCCAAACTCTATGGCTACCCGGTGGGCATCGTCGCCAACAACGGCATCCTCTTCGGCGAATCGGCGCAGAAGGGCGCGCACTTCGTCGAACTGTGCGGCCAGCGCGGCATCCCGCTGGTGTTTCTGCAGAACATCACCGGCTTCATGGTCGGGCGCAAGTACGAGAACGGCGGCATCGCCAAGGACGGCGCCAAGATGGTCACCGCGGTGTCCACCGTGCAGGTGCCCAAGATTTCCGTGCTCATCGGCGGCAGCTTCGGCGCCGGCAACTACGGCATGTGCGGGCGCGCCTACAGCCCGCGCTTCCTGTGGATGTGGCCCAACGCGCGCATCTCGGTCATGGGCGGCGAGCAGGCCGCCAGCGTGCTGGCCACCGTGCGCCGCGACGGGATCGAAGCCAAGGGCGGGCAGTGGAGCGCCGAGGAGGAAGAAGCCTTCAAGGCGCCGATCCGCGACCAGTACGAAGCCCAGGGCCATCCCTACTACGCCACCGCGCGGCTGTGGGACGACGGCGTGGTGGACCCGGCCCAGACCCGGCGCCTGCTCGGGCTGTCCCTGTCGGCCGCGCTCAATGCGCCGATTGCGCCGACCAGGTTCGGCGTGTTCCGGATGTGAGCCATGTACTGTCCGCGCCATTTTTCCATTGAAGATCCGGCCTGCCTGCATGAGTTCATGCGCGCGCATCCGCTGGCCACGCTCGTCACCCACGGGGCGGACGGACTGGACGCCAACCATGTGCCCCTGATGGTGCGCGGCGCCGAAGGCGCCGAGCGCCTGGCCGGCCATGTCGCCCGCGCCAATCCGCTCTGGGAGGACCATGACGGCGAGCATGTGCTGTGTGTCTTCCAGGGGCCGGATCACTACATCAGCCCCTCCGCCTACCCGACCAAGGCCGAGACCGGCAAGGTGGTGCCCACCTGGAATTACGCGGTCGTCCATGCGCGCGGCATCCTGCGCGTGATCGAGGAGCGCGACTGGCTGCATGCGCTGGTCACCGATCTGACCCGTACCCACGAGGCCGGCCTGCCCACCCCGTGGCAGGTGAGCGACGCGCCGGACGACTATGTCGAGCGCATGCTGGGCGCCATCGTCGGCATCGAGATCGAAGTGACCCGACTGGTCGGCAAATGGAAGGTCAGCCAGAACCAGCCGGAGAACAACCGCGCCGGGGTCGTCCAGGCCCTGTCGACCGGCGACGAGGCCGCACGGGCCATGGCCGGTCTGGTCGAGCGCTTTGCAAAGGATCGCCCATGAGCACCGAGTTCGAGACCCTGACGATCGAGTGTGACGGCGGCGTCGCCACCGTGTGGATGAACCGCCCGGACAAGCACAACGCTTTCAACGCAACCCTCATCGCCGAGCTGGACGCGGCCTTTGCTGCGCTGGAGGCGGACGACACGGTGCGGGTGGTGGTGCTCGCCGGCCGCGGCAGGAGCTTCTCCGCCGGGGCGGACCTGAACTGGATGAAGGCGCAGGGCGAGGCCGGCGAGGCGGCCAACGTGGCCGACGCGCGCCGGCTCGCCGACATGCTCGCGCGCCTGGCGACGCTCTCCAAGCCGACCATCGCGCGGGTGCATGGCGCGGCGCTGGGCGGGGGCATGGGGCTGGCCTCGGCCTGCGACATCTGCATCGCCTCGGCGCGGGCGGTGTTCGCCACCTCGGAGGTGAAGTTCGGCCTCACGCCCGCCACCATCAGCCCCTACGTGCTGCGCGCCATCGGCGCGCGTCAGGCGCATCGCTACTTCCTCAGTGCCGAGCGCATCGATGCGACCCGCGCCGCCGCGCTGGGGCTGGTGCATGAGCTCGTGGAGGACGATGCGGCGCTCGATGCCAAGGTGGCCGAACTGGTCGCCGCGATCCTGCAAGGCGGACCGCAGGCGCAGGCGGCAGCCAAGGACCTGATTCGTGCCGTGGCCCATCAGCCGGTGACCGAGGCGGTACTCGACGACACCGCCCGGCGCATCGCCGCGCTGCGTGCGACGCCGGAGGCGAAGGAAGGCCTGGCCGCGTTTCTGGAAAAACGGCCGGCGGCGTGGGTGCCCGGACGTGGGGCGTAGCCCGGCCGAGCGCAGCGACGCCGGGAACGCGGTGCCATCGAGGCGCGGTGGCCCCGGCGTCGGGCCTGCGGCCCTGGGCCGGGCGACGTGAGAATGAGAGGGGGAGACATGTTTGAAAACATCCTGATCGCCAACTGCGGTGACCCGCCGCGAAGCGGCGCAGCGACGCAGTCACATCGCCATGTCCGCATCGCGGACTCAGGCGATTTTGCCGCGGAGGGGCACCATGTTTGAAAAAATCCTGATCGCCAACCGCGGTGACCCGCCGCGAAGCGGCGCAGCGACGCAGTCACATCGCCTTGTCCGCATCGCGGACTCAGGCGATTTCGCCGCGGAGGGGCACCATGTTTGAAAAAATCCTGATCGCCAACCGCGGCGAAATCGCCTGCCGGGTCATCAAGACCGCGCGGCGGATGGGCATCAAGACCGTGGCGGTGTATTCCGAGGCCGACGCCAGCGCCCGCCATGTGCGCCTGGCCGACGAGGCGGTGCTGCTCGGGCCGGCGGCGGCCCGGGAGAGCTATCTGGTGATCGAGCGGATCATCGCCGCGGCGAAGGAAACCGGTGCCCAGGCCATCCACCCGGGCTACGGCTTCCTGTCCGAGAACGAGGCCTTCTGCCATGCCTGCGAGGCGGCCGGCATCGTCTTCATCGGCCCGCCGGTGAGCGCCATCCATGCCATGGGCTCCAAGTCCGAGGCCAAGAAGCTGATGGAAGCGGCCGGTGTGCCGCTCACGCCGGGCTATCACGGCGACGACCAGGACCCGGCGCTGCTGGCGAGCGAGGCCGAGGCCATCGGCTACCCGGTGCTCATCAAGGCCGCGGCCGGCGGGGGCGGCAAGGGCATGCGCCTGGTCGAGCGCGCCGAGGACTTCGCCGACGCGCTCGCCTCCTGCAAGCGTGAGGCGGCCAGCAGCTTCGGTGACGACCATGTGCTGGTGGAAAAGTACGTGCTCAAGCCGCGCCACATCGAGATCCAGGTGTTCGGCGACCGCCACGGCAACTGCGTCTATCTGTTCGAACGCGACTGCTCGGTGCAGCGCCGCCACCAGAAGGTGCTCGAAGAGGCGCCGGCCCCCGGCATGACCCCGGAGCGGCGCGCCGCCATGGGGCAGGCCGCGGTCGATGCGGCCCGTGCGGTGGGCTACGTGGGCGCCGGCACGGTGGAGTTCATCGCCAGCCCGGACGGCAGCTTCTATTTCATGGAAATGAACACCCGCCTGCAGGTGGAGCATCCGGTCACCGAGATGATCACCGGGCTCGACCTGGTCGAATGGCAGCTGCGGGTGGCCGCCGGCGAACCGCTGCCGCTGGCGCAGGAGCAGCTGCAGATCCGCGGCCATGCCATCGAGGCGCGCATCTACGCCGAGGATCCGGACAAGGGCTTCCTGCCCTCCACCGGCACCCTGGTGCACCTGTCGCCGCCGGTCGAGGGCCTGCATGTGCGGGTCGACACCGGGGTGGAGGAGGGCGATGCCATCAGCCCCCACTACGACCCCATGATCGCCAAGCTGATCGTGTGGGACGAAGGCGAGGGCTGCCGTGACCGGGCGCGCTCGCGCCTGCTGCAGGCGCTGGCCGAGTACCGCATCGTCGGCGTCGCCAACAACGTCGGCTTCCTCTCGCGTCTGGTGGCCTGCCCGGCGTTTGCCAGTGCCGATCTCGACACCGGCCTGATCGAACGGGAGAAGGCCTATCTGTTCCCCGAATCACGGCCCACGCCCGACGAGGTGTGGCAGGTGGCGGCGCTGGCGGAACTGCTGCGCGAGAGCGCCCGCGGCCGGGCCAGGGCGCGCCGCGACGAAGATCCGGGCTCGCCCTGGCATGCACGCGATGGCTGGCGGCTCAACGCCACGGCGCGGCGCGACCTGATCTTCCGCCTCGGTGAGACCGAGCAGGTGGTGACGGTGGCCTACCGCCCCGACGGCTACACCCTCAGCCTAAACGGCCGGCGCGCCGAGGCGCGCGGGCAGATGGACGAACGCGGGGTGATGCGCATCGACCTGGACGGGCGGCGCATGGACGCCACCGTGGTGGTCGCTAGCGAGAAGCGCCATGTGTTCGTCAATGGCCGTGCCTGGCAGCTCACCCGGGTCGATCCGCTGCACCACAGCGGCGAGGGCGGCGGCGCCGAAGGGGCGCTGGTGGCGCCCATGCCGGGCAAGGTGATCGCGCTGGTGGCCGCCGCCGGGGCGACGGTGGCCAAGGGCGCGCCGCTGCTCATCCTCGAGGCCATGAAGATGGAGCACACCATCGCCGCGCCGGCGGCCGGCACCCTCAAGGCGCACCGCTTCGCCGTGGGCGACCAGGTGGGCGATGGGGAGGAACTGGTGGAATTCGAGATCACGCCGTCGGTCTGACGGAACAGCCACGGCCGGCGGCAGGCACGGGCGAGGATACGCCCGGCCGGCGCCGGCCCCCACCCCCACCCCCACCCCCACCCCCACCCCCACACAACCGGAGGAGATTCATGAACGCATCGAGTTACGTGCATGGCGCATCGCAGACGCCGCTGATCGGCGAGACCATCGGCCGCTTCTTCGACGCGGCCTGCGCCCGGCACGGCGCGCGCGATGCGCTGGTGGTGCGTCATCAGGGCGTGCGCCTCAGCTACGCGGAACTGAAGCAGAAGGTGGACGCGCTGGCCTGCGCGCTGATGCGCCTGGGCCTCGCGCCCGGCGAGCGCATCGGCATCTGGGCGCAGAACCGCATGGAATGGACGCTCACCCAGTTCGCCACCGCCAAGGCGGGGCTGGTGCTGGTGAACATCAACCCGGCCTATCGCCGCGCCGAGCTCGAGTATGCGCTCAACAAGGTCGGCTGCCGGGCGCTGATCCTGTCGCCCGCGTTCAAGACCAGCAACTACCTGGAGATGATCGCCGACCTGGCGCCGGAGCTGGCGCACTGCGCCCCGGGGCAGCTGGTCAGCGAACGCCTGCCGGCGCTGCAGATGGTGATCCGCATGGGCGCGGAACGCAGCCCCGGCATGTTCGGCTTCGACGCGCTGCTCAAGGCTCCGACCCGGGACGAGCTGCAGGCGCTCGACGCGCTGGGCGAGACGCTGCAGTTCGACGAGCCGATCAACATCCAGTTCACCTCCGGCACCACCGGCCATCCCAAGGGAGCGACGCTGTCGCACCACAACATCCTCAACAACGGCTTCTTCGTGGGCGAGGCGATCGGCCTGACGGCGGAAGACCGGCTGTGCATTCCGGTGCCGCTGTACCACTGCTTCGGCATGGTGATGGGCAACCTGGGCTGCCTCACCCACGGCGCGGCGATGGTCTATCCGGCCGAGGCCTTCGAGCCCCTGGCGTGCCTGCAGACCGTGGCCGAGGAGCGCTGCACCGGGCTCTACGGCGTGCCCACCATGTTCATCGCCATGCTCGACCACCCCGAATTCGCCGGCTTCGACCTGTCCACCCTGCGCACCGGCATCATGGCCGGCAGCCCGTGCCCGACCGAGGTCATGAAACGGGTGGTGGACAAGATGCACATGGGGCAGGTGACCATCGCCTACGGCATGACCGAAACCTCGCCGGTGAGCTTCCAGAGCGGCATGGACGACCCGCTCGAGCGGCGCGTGTCCACCGTCGGCCGCATCCAGCCCCACTGCGAGGTGAAGATCGTCGACACCGATGGGCGCATCGTGCCGCGCGGCACGCCCGGCGAGCTGTGCACCCGGGGCTACTCGGTGATGCTCGGCTACTGGGGCGACGAGGCCAGGACCGCGGAGGCCATCGACCGGGCTGGCTGGATGCACACCGGCGACCTGGCCACCGTCGACGCGGACGGCTACTGCAACATCGTCGGCCGCATCAAGGACATGGTCATCCGCGGCGGCGAGAACCTCTACCCGCGCGAGATCGAGGAATTCCTCTACCGCCACCCGCAGGTGCTCGACGTGCAGGTGGTGGGCGTGCCCGACGAAAAATACGGCGAGGAGCTGTGTGCCTGGATCATCGTGCGCGAGGGCGAAGCACTCACCGAAGAGGCGGTGCGCGCCTTCTGCCAGGGGCAGATCGCCCATCACAAGATCCCGCGCTACATCCGCTTCGTCGACAGCTTTCCGATGACGGTCACCGGCAAGATCCAGAAATTCCAGATCCGCGAGCAGATGAAGCGTGAGCTCGGCCTGGACGACGCCCGCACCGCCTGAGCACCACAAGGACGCGAATCCATGAGCCTGCCCACCACCGTCACCCTGCTCGATGTCGGCCCCCGCGACGGCCTGCAGAACGAAAAGCAGATCATCGCCACCGACATCAAGGTGGACCTCATCGCCCGCCTCGGCGCCGCCGGCCTCAGGCACATCGAGGCCACCTCCTTCGTGTCGCCCAAGTGGGTGCCGCAGATGGCCGATGCCGCCGAAGTGATGGCCCGCATCGTGCGCCTGCCCGGCGTGAGCTACCCGGTGCTCACCCCCAACCTC
The nucleotide sequence above comes from Nitrogeniibacter mangrovi. Encoded proteins:
- a CDS encoding PaaI family thioesterase, whose product is MVHTLHPDASVDRLNARLPGTLPGWYGMGISELAPGRLVLGMSIRPEMLAPNGFLHAASVIALADTGAGMATFAHLPDGASGFTTIELKSNFLATQTEGALRCEVSAVHTGRTTQIWDAEVIGEGGRRLALFRCTQMILWPKGA
- a CDS encoding 2-hydroxychromene-2-carboxylate isomerase, with amino-acid sequence MREPIDFYFDFTSPYGYFMSEKIDALAARFGRQVRWHPVLLGMVFKTTRTEPPVSVPLKGDYVKRDFARMARWLEVPFELPATFPIATQAAARTYYWLHDQDCALARRFAHAAFQALFRDGRDISAPATVVDIAAGLGVDAQALSAALQTDAVKARLKAENEAAMARGVFGAPYVIVDGEPFWGVDRLAQIERWLETGGF
- a CDS encoding LOG family protein, translating into MATLPFKRICVFCGSRHGARPDYAAAAEALGRTLAADGIELVYGGGNVGLMGVVADACLAAGGSVTGVIPQALKDWEVAHEGLTRLEVVDSMHTRKARMAELADGFIALPGGLGTFEELFEILTWAQLGFHRKPVALLDVAGYYAPMRQMMAAGVSEGFMKPQNAERLLIEASIPALLRAMAAYVAPHTDARIDNTDQL
- a CDS encoding carboxyl transferase domain-containing protein encodes the protein MSTLQSKINVRSEEFRANAAAMDAVVADLRAKAAQVALGGGEAARDKHLARGKLLPRDRIGHLIDPGTPFLEIGQLAAFGMYDGDAPAAGVIAGIGRVEGTECMIVANDATVKGGTYYPMTVKKHLRAQEIAEQNHLPCLYLVDSGGAFLPKQDEVFPDRDHFGRIFFNQANMSAKGIPQIAVVMGSCTAGGAYVPAMSDETVIVKNQGTIFLGGPPLVKAATGEVVSAEDLGGGDVHTRLSGVADHLAENDAHALNIARRIVANLNRVKPVDLAVGSVEEPIYDPAEIYGIIPTDTRKPYDVREIIARVVDGSRFDEFKARYGTTLVTGFAKLYGYPVGIVANNGILFGESAQKGAHFVELCGQRGIPLVFLQNITGFMVGRKYENGGIAKDGAKMVTAVSTVQVPKISVLIGGSFGAGNYGMCGRAYSPRFLWMWPNARISVMGGEQAASVLATVRRDGIEAKGGQWSAEEEEAFKAPIRDQYEAQGHPYYATARLWDDGVVDPAQTRRLLGLSLSAALNAPIAPTRFGVFRM
- a CDS encoding FMN-binding negative transcriptional regulator, whose protein sequence is MYCPRHFSIEDPACLHEFMRAHPLATLVTHGADGLDANHVPLMVRGAEGAERLAGHVARANPLWEDHDGEHVLCVFQGPDHYISPSAYPTKAETGKVVPTWNYAVVHARGILRVIEERDWLHALVTDLTRTHEAGLPTPWQVSDAPDDYVERMLGAIVGIEIEVTRLVGKWKVSQNQPENNRAGVVQALSTGDEAARAMAGLVERFAKDRP
- a CDS encoding enoyl-CoA hydratase/isomerase family protein codes for the protein MSTEFETLTIECDGGVATVWMNRPDKHNAFNATLIAELDAAFAALEADDTVRVVVLAGRGRSFSAGADLNWMKAQGEAGEAANVADARRLADMLARLATLSKPTIARVHGAALGGGMGLASACDICIASARAVFATSEVKFGLTPATISPYVLRAIGARQAHRYFLSAERIDATRAAALGLVHELVEDDAALDAKVAELVAAILQGGPQAQAAAKDLIRAVAHQPVTEAVLDDTARRIAALRATPEAKEGLAAFLEKRPAAWVPGRGA
- a CDS encoding acetyl/propionyl/methylcrotonyl-CoA carboxylase subunit alpha, with amino-acid sequence MFEKILIANRGEIACRVIKTARRMGIKTVAVYSEADASARHVRLADEAVLLGPAAARESYLVIERIIAAAKETGAQAIHPGYGFLSENEAFCHACEAAGIVFIGPPVSAIHAMGSKSEAKKLMEAAGVPLTPGYHGDDQDPALLASEAEAIGYPVLIKAAAGGGGKGMRLVERAEDFADALASCKREAASSFGDDHVLVEKYVLKPRHIEIQVFGDRHGNCVYLFERDCSVQRRHQKVLEEAPAPGMTPERRAAMGQAAVDAARAVGYVGAGTVEFIASPDGSFYFMEMNTRLQVEHPVTEMITGLDLVEWQLRVAAGEPLPLAQEQLQIRGHAIEARIYAEDPDKGFLPSTGTLVHLSPPVEGLHVRVDTGVEEGDAISPHYDPMIAKLIVWDEGEGCRDRARSRLLQALAEYRIVGVANNVGFLSRLVACPAFASADLDTGLIEREKAYLFPESRPTPDEVWQVAALAELLRESARGRARARRDEDPGSPWHARDGWRLNATARRDLIFRLGETEQVVTVAYRPDGYTLSLNGRRAEARGQMDERGVMRIDLDGRRMDATVVVASEKRHVFVNGRAWQLTRVDPLHHSGEGGGAEGALVAPMPGKVIALVAAAGATVAKGAPLLILEAMKMEHTIAAPAAGTLKAHRFAVGDQVGDGEELVEFEITPSV
- a CDS encoding AMP-binding protein — its product is MNASSYVHGASQTPLIGETIGRFFDAACARHGARDALVVRHQGVRLSYAELKQKVDALACALMRLGLAPGERIGIWAQNRMEWTLTQFATAKAGLVLVNINPAYRRAELEYALNKVGCRALILSPAFKTSNYLEMIADLAPELAHCAPGQLVSERLPALQMVIRMGAERSPGMFGFDALLKAPTRDELQALDALGETLQFDEPINIQFTSGTTGHPKGATLSHHNILNNGFFVGEAIGLTAEDRLCIPVPLYHCFGMVMGNLGCLTHGAAMVYPAEAFEPLACLQTVAEERCTGLYGVPTMFIAMLDHPEFAGFDLSTLRTGIMAGSPCPTEVMKRVVDKMHMGQVTIAYGMTETSPVSFQSGMDDPLERRVSTVGRIQPHCEVKIVDTDGRIVPRGTPGELCTRGYSVMLGYWGDEARTAEAIDRAGWMHTGDLATVDADGYCNIVGRIKDMVIRGGENLYPREIEEFLYRHPQVLDVQVVGVPDEKYGEELCAWIIVREGEALTEEAVRAFCQGQIAHHKIPRYIRFVDSFPMTVTGKIQKFQIREQMKRELGLDDARTA